In the Enterococcus saigonensis genome, one interval contains:
- the cas3 gene encoding CRISPR-associated helicase Cas3', protein MEYLAKSAGETIIQHTENLLKNYDLLKKYYPEIPVNWSLLRLICKYHDLGKINELFQQKIREGTMKKEGEIPHALLSIALLPVKELKKVYGVADVKAMTYAIALHHERDFSQLTKDQYDNEIAKLQVPAKHFPFSELGLPFPNEIARPDARFYRFLHRPSSKNDYFKLYVMLKGLLNRIDYAASGNYPVEYPSNFLSHNMSRVLNGWKQKSPTGTADWNEMQKYVEHHQNDNLIVIGQTGLGKTEAGLLWLGDNKGFFTLPLRAAINAIYTRIRDGIADKANYQQQVGILHSDSLAVLLAEDSENEVVELDQLANYLNETRSWSLPLTVTTLDQTFDFVYHYAGFEKKLATFAYSKVVIDEIQMYSPDLLAYLLKGLKEIQDFGGKFLVMTATLPTYLLDLFQSQGLKWEMSEQPFLDEDLLERHYLQLIKDNLSAEMVAKLYQNGKLLVICNTVRKAKEIYQELSTLLPKVEIQLIHSQFIRKDRQQKEQEIMKFAQSNQAGIWIATQVVEASLDIDFDLLITELSELNGLFQRMGRCYRKRSLVNRNKPNVYVFDGGDNFTSGISKSEYSIVHDEIFSLSKKALRNREDGILNEHEKMSLIAETYTTEALKETSYYHDITTMLAWLSVTENDDKSEKEVKRLFRNIQSRAIIPQKIYDNFTTEINECVRVLTLNSKEISQQFKENPSIIRRVYRSKLDDYKISIAEWLFIKCIRQNQVRFKEIGKYEGFYIVDGEYSEDYGFEALQGVAEDRFF, encoded by the coding sequence ATGGAATATTTAGCAAAATCTGCTGGAGAAACAATTATTCAACATACAGAAAATTTGTTGAAAAACTACGACCTTTTAAAAAAGTATTATCCGGAGATTCCAGTAAATTGGAGTCTCCTTCGTCTTATTTGTAAATATCATGATTTAGGAAAAATCAATGAATTATTTCAGCAAAAAATCAGGGAAGGTACGATGAAAAAAGAAGGGGAGATTCCCCATGCATTACTAAGCATTGCTTTGTTACCGGTAAAGGAATTAAAAAAAGTTTATGGTGTTGCTGACGTAAAAGCCATGACGTATGCCATTGCATTGCATCATGAACGTGACTTTTCTCAGCTTACGAAAGACCAATATGATAATGAGATAGCAAAGTTGCAGGTTCCAGCAAAACATTTTCCTTTTTCTGAGTTAGGTTTACCTTTCCCCAATGAAATTGCACGCCCTGATGCGCGCTTCTATCGATTTTTACATCGACCTAGTAGTAAAAATGATTATTTTAAATTATATGTCATGCTTAAGGGCTTACTTAATCGTATTGATTATGCAGCTAGTGGGAACTATCCGGTTGAGTATCCATCTAACTTTTTAAGTCATAATATGAGTCGGGTATTAAATGGCTGGAAGCAAAAATCTCCCACCGGCACAGCTGATTGGAACGAGATGCAAAAGTATGTTGAACACCATCAAAATGATAATTTGATTGTGATTGGCCAGACTGGATTAGGTAAAACAGAAGCGGGGCTACTATGGCTTGGTGATAACAAAGGATTTTTCACCTTACCTTTACGCGCAGCAATCAATGCTATTTATACACGAATTCGTGATGGTATTGCAGATAAAGCAAACTATCAACAACAAGTCGGGATTCTCCATTCTGATAGTTTAGCTGTTTTATTAGCAGAAGATAGTGAGAATGAGGTAGTTGAATTAGATCAGTTAGCGAATTACTTAAACGAAACACGCAGCTGGTCCTTACCGTTAACGGTCACAACTTTGGATCAGACCTTTGATTTTGTTTATCACTATGCAGGATTTGAGAAAAAGTTAGCAACTTTTGCTTATTCAAAAGTAGTGATTGATGAAATTCAAATGTATTCACCAGACTTATTGGCCTATTTATTAAAAGGATTGAAAGAAATTCAAGATTTTGGTGGTAAGTTTTTAGTGATGACAGCAACCCTGCCTACATACTTATTAGATTTGTTTCAATCACAAGGGCTAAAGTGGGAAATGAGTGAACAGCCGTTTCTTGATGAAGATTTATTAGAACGCCACTACTTACAGCTGATAAAAGATAATCTATCTGCAGAAATGGTCGCAAAATTGTATCAAAACGGCAAGCTTTTAGTTATTTGCAATACAGTCCGAAAAGCTAAGGAGATTTATCAAGAATTAAGCACACTTTTGCCTAAGGTAGAAATTCAATTAATTCACAGCCAATTTATTCGTAAAGATCGACAGCAAAAAGAACAGGAGATTATGAAATTTGCGCAATCAAATCAAGCAGGAATTTGGATTGCGACACAGGTTGTGGAGGCTTCACTGGATATCGATTTTGATTTATTAATCACAGAGTTATCAGAATTGAATGGCCTTTTTCAGCGGATGGGACGTTGCTATCGAAAACGTTCACTGGTAAATCGTAACAAACCAAACGTATATGTTTTTGATGGAGGAGATAATTTCACCAGCGGTATTAGTAAAAGTGAATATTCCATTGTTCATGACGAAATCTTTTCACTATCCAAAAAAGCTTTGCGCAATAGAGAAGACGGCATTTTAAACGAACATGAAAAGATGAGCCTAATTGCAGAAACTTATACTACAGAGGCATTAAAAGAGACGAGTTATTACCATGACATCACAACGATGTTAGCATGGCTGAGTGTAACTGAAAATGATGACAAAAGTGAAAAAGAAGTCAAACGACTTTTTCGAAACATCCAGTCACGAGCGATTATTCCACAAAAAATTTATGACAATTTTACGACAGAAATCAATGAATGCGTGAGAGTTTTAACCTTAAATTCAAAAGAAATTTCACAACAGTTTAAAGAAAATCCTAGCATTATTCGTCGCGTTTACCGCTCAAAATTAGATGACTATAAAATCTCTATTGCTGAATGGTTATTTATTAAGTGTATACGACAAAATCAAGTTCGATTCAAAGAAATCGGAAAATATGAGGGCTTTTATATAGTTGATGGCGAATACTCAGAAGATTATGGATTTGAAGCATTGCAAGGTGTAGCGGAAGATCGATTTTTTTAG
- a CDS encoding LemA family protein: MKKSTVTVIGVIGIIVIGIVGYFIATYNSLASAENSVDAKWSQVENVMQRRADLIPNLVNSVKGSMKHETEIFSAITEARKEYNQASTPEEKVAADNKIDQSVGTMVSVIKESYPQLASNENVKTLMTQLEGTENRIAVERRNYITEVQSYNQNLVRFPKNLVAKMLGFEKKANFKAEPGAEKVPDVSFE, encoded by the coding sequence ATGAAAAAAAGTACAGTAACAGTTATTGGTGTCATCGGAATCATTGTCATCGGAATTGTCGGCTACTTTATTGCTACTTATAATAGTTTAGCCAGTGCCGAAAACAGTGTCGATGCGAAATGGTCGCAAGTAGAAAACGTGATGCAACGTAGAGCAGATTTAATTCCTAATCTAGTGAATAGTGTTAAGGGCAGTATGAAGCATGAGACCGAAATTTTTTCAGCGATTACAGAAGCCCGCAAAGAATACAATCAAGCTTCTACGCCAGAAGAAAAAGTTGCTGCTGACAATAAAATCGATCAAAGTGTCGGTACAATGGTGAGTGTAATTAAAGAAAGCTATCCGCAACTAGCCTCTAATGAAAACGTAAAGACGTTAATGACACAACTGGAAGGTACCGAAAATCGCATTGCTGTTGAGCGTCGCAATTACATTACAGAAGTCCAAAGCTACAATCAAAATTTAGTTCGTTTTCCTAAAAATCTCGTAGCGAAAATGCTTGGTTTTGAAAAGAAAGCTAACTTTAAAGCTGAACCTGGGGCTGAAAAAGTTCCAGATGTAAGTTTTGAGTAA
- the cas1b gene encoding type I-B CRISPR-associated endonuclease Cas1b has translation MESYYLYSSGTLIRKDNVVRMETADGRKKDLKIEMTRDLYLFGEVTTNTKCLSYLSEMKIPVHFFNYYGYYTGTFYPREKNVSGKLLVEQVSHSVEEEKRITLAQKFVEGATANNLRNLQYYRRRGKEVGGQISSIEAVRKRIYRTTEIDELMGIEGNIHQIYYSAWETILNNQVEFKARVRRPPDNMVNSLLSYLNMLTYSACLSEIYVSQLNPTISYLHSNSERRFSLALDISEIFKPLIVDRLIFSLINKKIISEKDFEKGSMGNYLKQNAQQKVLRQFDERLNKTIRHRELKRNVSYRRLMRLECYKLIKHLMHDKDYEPFRIWW, from the coding sequence TTGGAAAGTTATTACTTATATTCAAGCGGCACATTAATTCGAAAGGATAATGTCGTTCGTATGGAAACGGCAGATGGTCGCAAAAAAGATTTAAAGATTGAAATGACTAGGGACTTATATTTATTTGGGGAAGTAACGACAAATACAAAGTGTTTGAGCTATTTATCTGAAATGAAGATTCCAGTTCATTTTTTTAACTATTATGGTTACTATACTGGAACTTTTTATCCCAGAGAAAAAAATGTATCTGGAAAATTACTTGTGGAGCAGGTTAGTCATTCTGTAGAAGAGGAGAAACGAATTACTTTAGCACAAAAATTTGTTGAAGGTGCAACAGCGAATAATTTGCGCAATTTGCAGTATTATAGAAGAAGAGGAAAAGAAGTGGGTGGACAAATATCAAGTATCGAGGCTGTTAGAAAAAGGATTTATCGCACAACTGAAATCGATGAGTTAATGGGGATAGAAGGAAATATTCATCAGATTTATTATAGTGCTTGGGAAACAATATTGAACAATCAAGTTGAATTCAAAGCCAGAGTGCGAAGACCTCCTGATAATATGGTAAATTCTTTGCTTTCGTATCTTAATATGTTGACCTATAGTGCTTGTTTATCTGAAATTTACGTGAGTCAGTTAAATCCGACTATTAGTTATCTCCACAGTAATTCAGAGAGAAGGTTCTCACTGGCTTTAGATATTTCTGAAATTTTTAAACCGTTAATTGTAGATCGTTTGATTTTTTCTTTAATTAACAAAAAGATTATCAGTGAAAAAGACTTTGAAAAAGGGTCGATGGGAAATTACTTGAAGCAAAATGCTCAGCAAAAAGTGTTACGTCAGTTTGATGAACGACTAAATAAAACAATTAGACATCGAGAGCTCAAAAGAAATGTTTCTTATCGCAGACTAATGCGTTTGGAATGTTATAAATTAATTAAACATCTTATGCATGATAAGGACTATGAACCTTTTAGAATTTGGTGGTGA
- a CDS encoding alpha/beta hydrolase codes for MKRLKKVLLFILSGIIIFILLLLIAFNISPRPGAMVIGHLFNAPVEMTDKTAFKEDARKITVNKDLNYSSKFQKHTYDLYRPKNTTKKVPVMIWVHGGGYVGGDKLGVKEFATKIAANSQVAVIAMNYQEAPASKYPNQVTQVAELITTLQKEKPKNLDLQQLFFGGDSAGAQIALQYVALQTNKKYAHQMDFARQLEPKTIKGVLSYCGPVNLIQMKAQHSDSAFMKFFVHTVAWSLIGSKNWQDSAELKQASIVHAVTPDFPPTYITDGNTASFDIQGKALQNRLQKMNIPVTGLFFATSKKINHEYQFDYTTKEAQLCYQQTLTFLNQYLTK; via the coding sequence ATGAAGCGATTAAAAAAAGTACTATTATTTATTCTAAGCGGGATTATTATTTTCATTTTACTTCTACTGATTGCATTTAATATTTCCCCTCGCCCTGGTGCAATGGTAATTGGCCATCTCTTTAATGCCCCTGTGGAAATGACCGATAAAACTGCATTCAAAGAAGATGCGCGTAAAATTACTGTAAACAAAGATTTAAATTATTCCTCAAAATTTCAAAAGCATACTTATGATTTGTATCGCCCCAAAAATACCACAAAAAAAGTTCCTGTTATGATTTGGGTTCATGGCGGTGGGTATGTGGGTGGTGATAAATTAGGGGTTAAAGAATTTGCCACTAAAATTGCCGCTAATAGTCAGGTAGCAGTAATTGCAATGAACTATCAAGAAGCTCCCGCATCAAAATACCCCAATCAAGTTACGCAAGTGGCCGAGTTAATCACCACATTACAAAAAGAAAAGCCAAAAAATTTAGATTTACAACAACTATTTTTTGGTGGTGATAGCGCAGGCGCGCAAATTGCTTTGCAGTACGTTGCTTTACAAACAAATAAAAAATATGCACACCAGATGGATTTTGCAAGGCAATTGGAACCAAAAACAATTAAAGGCGTCCTCTCCTATTGCGGGCCAGTCAACTTAATTCAAATGAAGGCACAACATTCGGACAGCGCCTTTATGAAATTTTTTGTTCATACCGTAGCTTGGTCTTTAATCGGGTCCAAAAACTGGCAAGATAGTGCGGAACTAAAACAAGCAAGTATTGTTCATGCAGTCACACCAGATTTTCCGCCAACCTATATTACCGATGGCAATACAGCCTCTTTTGATATCCAAGGAAAAGCGCTGCAAAATCGTCTACAAAAAATGAATATTCCTGTAACAGGCTTATTTTTTGCTACTTCAAAAAAAATCAATCATGAATATCAATTCGACTACACAACAAAAGAAGCACAACTTTGCTATCAACAAACACTTACTTTTTTAAACCAGTATTTGACCAAGTAA
- the cas4 gene encoding CRISPR-associated protein Cas4 has product MKITGNMINYYFVCSRKLWLFSQGLQYEEENENVQLGKLLDTSSYKGKRKQVMLDGIINIDFLEKWEILHEVKKSRAIEPAAIWQLRYYLYYLQKKDIPVKKGYLDYPKLKERIEVTLSQDDIMELEEILQHVQEIIVQSQSPEIVKKKICSKCAYYEYCFI; this is encoded by the coding sequence ATGAAAATTACTGGCAATATGATTAATTATTATTTTGTATGCTCACGGAAATTATGGTTGTTTTCGCAAGGCTTGCAATACGAGGAAGAAAACGAAAACGTTCAATTAGGTAAATTACTTGATACAAGTAGTTATAAAGGAAAACGTAAGCAAGTAATGTTGGATGGAATTATTAATATTGATTTTTTAGAGAAGTGGGAAATTTTACATGAAGTCAAAAAGTCACGAGCTATTGAGCCTGCTGCTATTTGGCAATTACGGTATTATTTGTACTATCTGCAAAAAAAGGACATTCCTGTAAAAAAAGGATATTTAGATTATCCAAAATTAAAAGAAAGAATTGAAGTAACTTTATCACAGGATGACATAATGGAATTGGAAGAAATTTTACAACACGTTCAGGAAATAATCGTCCAATCACAGTCACCAGAAATTGTAAAAAAGAAAATTTGTTCAAAATGCGCCTATTACGAATATTGTTTTATTTAG
- the cas5 gene encoding CRISPR-associated protein Cas5, with translation MKGIKLIIHQDMVNYRRPTSFQLRETYPLPPLSTVIGMVHNLCGYQQYEPMDISVQGDYFSKTNDLYTRYEFKNGMKFEKGRHQLKVNEFGVSRGIGYTELLVDVNLIIHIIPKDQSKVKEIYQFLKYPVEFPSLGRREDLANFEEVKIVEIQKQELSNERDFKDQWHAYIPINWLTDEKLSIEGEGTDLSGTRFILPKVYELYNLGTEKKPKYKRNWIEREEVLYSGDFIIFEEEIVPIDEEGDIVFLNLEEE, from the coding sequence ATGAAGGGAATTAAATTAATTATCCATCAAGACATGGTCAATTATCGTCGCCCAACTAGTTTCCAGCTGCGGGAAACGTATCCTTTACCACCGCTATCGACAGTAATTGGAATGGTCCACAATTTGTGTGGTTACCAACAATACGAACCAATGGATATCAGTGTTCAGGGGGATTACTTTTCTAAAACCAATGATTTATATACGCGATACGAATTTAAGAATGGAATGAAATTTGAAAAAGGCCGTCATCAACTAAAAGTTAATGAATTTGGCGTGAGTAGAGGAATTGGTTATACCGAATTGTTGGTGGATGTAAATCTAATCATACACATTATTCCTAAAGACCAGAGTAAAGTGAAAGAGATTTATCAGTTTCTCAAATATCCCGTAGAATTTCCCTCTTTGGGCCGCAGAGAAGATTTAGCAAATTTTGAAGAAGTGAAGATTGTTGAAATTCAAAAACAAGAATTATCAAATGAAAGAGATTTTAAAGATCAATGGCATGCTTATATCCCCATTAATTGGTTGACCGACGAAAAATTATCAATCGAAGGTGAAGGAACAGATCTTTCAGGAACGCGCTTTATTCTGCCTAAAGTATATGAATTATATAATCTGGGAACAGAAAAGAAACCAAAATACAAAAGAAACTGGATTGAAAGAGAAGAAGTTTTATATTCTGGTGACTTTATTATTTTTGAAGAAGAGATTGTACCAATTGACGAAGAAGGCGATATTGTGTTTTTGAATCTGGAGGAAGAATAA
- the cas2 gene encoding CRISPR-associated endonuclease Cas2 yields the protein MYIILVYDISLEMNGARVLNRVFKICKKYLTHIQKSVFEGEITPAKLKKLEQELKEYVRDDLDSVLIFKNSNKRWLTKEYIGIDSSDVLSNFF from the coding sequence ATGTATATAATCTTAGTATATGATATTTCATTAGAAATGAATGGCGCGCGGGTATTAAATAGAGTCTTTAAAATTTGTAAAAAGTATTTAACCCATATTCAAAAATCTGTTTTTGAAGGAGAAATCACACCTGCAAAACTAAAAAAATTAGAACAAGAGTTAAAGGAATATGTACGAGATGATCTGGATTCTGTTTTAATATTTAAAAACTCCAATAAACGATGGTTAACAAAAGAGTATATTGGTATAGATAGTTCAGATGTTCTCTCTAATTTTTTTTGA
- the cas8a1 gene encoding type I-B CRISPR-associated protein Cas8b1/Cst1 translates to MSELAENDIIEFRLNSWLENAAICGLVNILGEDHVTIKNQSIEVPLSEFVNFEEVYFNYFAKQYEKLSSFTKILAYEAEMARQQQDNFSHFTRKDYDRLQKYLTDLKRYGTSNSYKAVYPLIESSVDIEGLLKSIKLDKLKKNELEQNREQVVERVKKLYEQLDKVYVYFKRADVQRYLPAKIQIYSVINKGYSDVSFLNRQESKGDFFEKYHQYFVSSMMNYLNEEHKKDKLTCSNCHRPIKKGDLSYSFINQAGYDANRKQSNAWDFNNDLYMCPICRLMYTCIPAGFTYVYNQGLFVNDNHTLQSLIDVNKGIRLNVLELNKTDVRSKNTYAALIRTLQDQMNRQSRKEIQDIQVIRYENERYYFNLLPKHILRTINMSKEKLPQLFNAGFTLNSESHYLYPEVVDSLMNNTNLFRLIHQILRVKATGGQVYTSSNQIMKMIEINQNFLKELIQMTPLEPQELERIRRDGYFFKKEYANKRKGDSVGLRLLNALKVNDRNAFMDILLNSYMYLNKQVPHYFTEVFSDDEHYKTIGYCFVTGMIGEAHNAEGGNENE, encoded by the coding sequence ATGAGTGAATTAGCTGAAAATGACATCATCGAATTTCGCTTAAATTCTTGGCTAGAGAATGCAGCAATCTGTGGCTTAGTAAATATTTTAGGGGAAGATCATGTGACGATTAAAAATCAGAGTATTGAGGTTCCCTTATCAGAATTTGTAAATTTTGAAGAAGTATACTTCAACTATTTTGCGAAACAATATGAAAAATTATCCTCTTTTACGAAAATTCTCGCTTATGAAGCTGAAATGGCACGACAACAACAAGATAACTTTAGCCATTTTACAAGAAAAGATTATGATCGCTTACAAAAATATTTAACCGACTTGAAGCGATATGGCACGAGTAACAGTTATAAAGCAGTTTATCCCCTAATTGAATCTTCTGTTGATATTGAAGGACTGTTAAAAAGTATCAAGCTAGATAAGTTGAAAAAAAATGAACTTGAGCAAAATAGAGAACAAGTTGTTGAAAGGGTTAAAAAGTTATATGAACAATTAGATAAGGTTTACGTCTATTTTAAAAGAGCAGATGTGCAACGTTATTTACCTGCTAAAATTCAAATTTATTCCGTCATTAATAAAGGTTATAGCGATGTCTCTTTTTTAAATCGCCAAGAAAGTAAAGGAGATTTTTTTGAGAAATATCATCAATATTTTGTTTCTTCCATGATGAACTACTTAAATGAAGAACATAAAAAAGATAAATTGACTTGTTCAAATTGTCATCGGCCAATAAAAAAAGGAGATTTGTCGTACAGCTTCATAAATCAAGCTGGCTATGACGCAAATCGCAAGCAGAGTAACGCATGGGATTTTAACAATGATCTTTATATGTGTCCAATATGTCGGTTAATGTATACCTGTATTCCTGCAGGTTTTACGTATGTATATAATCAAGGATTGTTTGTGAACGACAATCATACCCTCCAATCTTTAATAGATGTTAATAAAGGGATTCGTCTAAATGTTTTAGAATTGAATAAGACAGATGTTCGATCCAAAAATACTTATGCGGCACTAATTCGAACCTTGCAAGATCAAATGAATCGCCAAAGCCGCAAAGAAATTCAAGATATTCAAGTAATTCGTTATGAAAATGAGCGCTATTACTTTAATTTATTGCCCAAACATATTTTACGAACAATCAATATGTCCAAAGAAAAATTACCGCAACTGTTTAATGCCGGCTTTACGTTAAATAGCGAATCACATTATTTATATCCAGAGGTAGTAGATTCTTTAATGAATAATACTAATCTATTTCGTTTAATTCATCAGATTTTACGCGTAAAAGCCACCGGTGGGCAAGTGTATACAAGTAGTAATCAAATCATGAAAATGATTGAAATTAATCAAAACTTTTTGAAGGAGTTGATTCAGATGACACCACTAGAACCACAAGAGTTAGAAAGAATACGACGGGATGGTTATTTTTTCAAAAAAGAATATGCAAATAAACGTAAAGGTGATTCTGTTGGATTACGGTTGTTGAATGCGTTAAAAGTCAATGATAGAAATGCTTTTATGGATATCTTGCTCAATAGTTATATGTATCTAAATAAGCAAGTCCCGCATTACTTTACGGAAGTTTTTTCTGATGATGAACATTACAAAACGATTGGTTATTGTTTTGTTACGGGGATGATTGGTGAAGCGCACAATGCAGAAGGAGGAAATGAAAATGAGTAA
- a CDS encoding TPM domain-containing protein, whose translation MNKQRPASSTIQTDQKIRDFYQIVVKRNRILRMILFVIVLLFGVGLVGSILDDHTFVEKKLHYDTQLQELQIQREDILSGKIQPSQKSFDEVLKDNMDQLGDYPSQADNYQVAIKDSNSKITINKNNIFVSDNAKIINAATKKKIYNLNKQLAASTDGAQLEVVTVNALPSGEDIESYANKIFNQLGIGDKTQNNGVLYLIALEDRKFRLEVGYGLEGLIPDATAEDIINNDDVVDLFKDENYSKAISQVVEEVFSLMNTKTALVDSQIAQVTAQKRNLNLFYWGLRVFFVGMMLIAIIVIISLSRGRRYLKEIYQKYQVTSKQLPQMFTDEKSANTTLKQTELYYVMLSGLFLAATVNGVKKAIIQGRLLKQPNAKKMGMGRVLIGDTLYGGYGQVLTYSYLSSNYNSANHNSSSGGSGGSWGSFGGGSSGGGGASGGW comes from the coding sequence ATGAATAAACAACGCCCGGCCAGTTCAACTATTCAAACAGATCAAAAAATTCGCGATTTTTATCAAATTGTGGTTAAACGTAATCGTATACTACGCATGATCCTTTTTGTTATTGTATTACTTTTTGGTGTCGGATTAGTTGGTTCTATTTTAGACGATCATACGTTTGTCGAAAAAAAGCTACACTATGACACGCAATTACAAGAGTTACAAATACAACGAGAAGATATTCTATCTGGCAAAATTCAACCGTCACAAAAATCTTTTGATGAAGTATTAAAAGACAATATGGATCAGTTGGGTGATTATCCTAGCCAAGCAGATAATTACCAAGTCGCAATCAAAGACAGTAATAGCAAAATTACGATTAACAAAAATAATATCTTTGTCTCTGATAATGCAAAAATTATCAATGCTGCAACAAAAAAGAAAATTTATAACTTGAATAAGCAATTGGCGGCGAGTACAGATGGTGCACAGCTGGAAGTTGTCACAGTCAATGCGTTACCAAGTGGTGAAGATATTGAATCTTATGCCAATAAAATTTTTAATCAGTTGGGAATTGGTGATAAAACGCAAAACAATGGGGTATTATACCTTATCGCCTTAGAAGACCGTAAGTTTCGGCTAGAGGTCGGTTATGGTCTGGAGGGGTTAATCCCAGATGCGACAGCAGAGGATATTATTAACAATGATGATGTAGTAGATTTATTTAAAGATGAAAACTACAGTAAAGCGATTAGTCAAGTTGTAGAGGAAGTCTTTAGTTTGATGAATACGAAAACAGCTTTAGTAGACTCACAAATAGCACAAGTCACAGCCCAAAAAAGAAATCTGAATTTATTTTATTGGGGGTTGCGAGTTTTCTTTGTAGGAATGATGCTTATCGCGATTATCGTGATAATTAGTTTAAGTAGGGGGCGTCGTTACTTAAAAGAAATTTATCAAAAATACCAAGTAACCAGTAAGCAATTACCTCAGATGTTTACGGATGAAAAAAGTGCCAACACTACATTAAAGCAAACAGAATTGTATTATGTTATGTTAAGCGGCTTATTTTTAGCAGCAACGGTAAATGGTGTAAAGAAAGCTATAATCCAAGGAAGATTGTTAAAACAACCTAATGCAAAGAAAATGGGTATGGGTCGTGTTTTAATTGGCGATACCTTATACGGAGGTTATGGACAAGTTTTGACATACAGCTATTTATCTTCCAATTACAATTCAGCAAATCATAATTCTTCTAGTGGCGGTAGTGGTGGCTCATGGGGATCATTTGGTGGTGGTTCTTCCGGTGGTGGCGGAGCCTCTGGCGGTTGGTAA
- the cas7i gene encoding type I-B CRISPR-associated protein Cas7/Cst2/DevR, with protein MSKGLTLTMIFLAESANYGESLGNVASLKKMTRGKGEQYTYISRQALRYNIVEQLGEPLASLSAEGSGAKQVIQFDQHATIDKYPEVDLFGYMKTVKGDNALTRSAKVRLSNAISLETYKGDTDFLTNMGLAKRLRENGNEKAMNSIAQSEIHRSFYRYTITADLDEIGIDHNGEITLPNEERSRRVQKLLDTIQYLYRDIRGRRENLQPLFVVGGVYERKNPLFENVVDVKQNKIDVDKIEGVLTDKIRNETLVGVVKDAFENTAEINQVLDGKKIPQIFEELKQKVADYYEGN; from the coding sequence ATGAGTAAAGGATTAACACTAACAATGATTTTTTTAGCGGAAAGTGCCAATTATGGTGAGTCTTTAGGAAATGTAGCCTCTTTGAAAAAAATGACACGAGGTAAAGGTGAGCAGTACACTTATATTTCCCGGCAGGCGCTTCGTTATAATATCGTTGAACAATTAGGAGAGCCATTAGCCTCTTTAAGTGCTGAAGGTAGTGGGGCCAAACAAGTAATCCAATTTGACCAACATGCCACAATTGATAAATATCCAGAAGTAGATTTGTTTGGATATATGAAAACAGTCAAAGGAGATAACGCCTTAACTCGATCGGCTAAAGTCCGTTTATCAAATGCCATTTCATTAGAGACTTATAAAGGGGATACTGATTTTTTAACTAACATGGGCCTTGCGAAGCGTTTGCGAGAAAATGGTAATGAAAAAGCGATGAACTCTATCGCTCAATCCGAAATTCATCGTTCATTTTATCGCTATACCATCACAGCAGATTTAGATGAAATTGGCATTGACCATAATGGCGAAATTACGCTACCTAATGAAGAACGGAGTCGGCGCGTACAAAAATTATTGGATACTATTCAATATTTGTATCGCGATATTCGTGGTCGCAGAGAAAACTTGCAACCTTTATTTGTGGTTGGGGGCGTTTATGAACGCAAAAATCCTTTATTTGAAAATGTGGTTGATGTTAAACAAAATAAAATTGATGTAGACAAAATTGAAGGTGTTTTAACGGATAAAATTCGAAATGAAACATTAGTCGGTGTAGTAAAAGATGCCTTTGAGAATACTGCTGAAATCAATCAAGTTTTAGATGGTAAAAAAATCCCGCAAATTTTTGAAGAATTGAAACAGAAAGTAGCGGATTATTATGAAGGGAATTAA